A stretch of DNA from Streptomyces sp. NBC_01197:
TCGGCGCCCGCGCTCGGCCTGACCATGCCGGACGCCGAAGCGCCGAGGCTGCTCTGCGTCGAGGTGTACGAGAGCAGGCCGCTCTCGTACGTCACGGAGACCGCGGCCGGGCTGCTCGGCGCGCTCGCCGCTGAGGCCCTCTTCGTACCGACGACCACGAGGACGCGCGAGCAGTACCGCCGCATCCGGCTGCCCTGCCCGCCGCCGAGGTTCGCGATCTGCGCCAACGGCGGTCATCTGCTGGTGGACGGGGTGTCCGACCTGGGCTGGCAGTCCGCTGTGGCCCGACGTCTGGCCGCCGAGTGCGCCACCCTGGCCGAGGTACGCACCCACCTGGTGTCCGCGGCCGATCCGGCCTGGCTGCTCAAGGAACGGGTGGCCGAGGACCTCTTCGCCTATCTGGTCGTCGAACGGGCCCTGCTGCCTGAGGGCTGGGTGGACGAGCTGTCCGCGTGGGCCGGGCCGAGGGGCTGGACGGTCTCGCTCCAGGGCCGCAAGCTCTACGCGGTGCCGAAACCGCTGACCAAGAGCGCGGCGGTGCGCGAGGTGACCCGCCGCACCGGCGCCGAACTCACCCTGGCCGCAGGCGATTCCCTCCTCGACGCGGACCTGCTGCTGGCCGCCGACCGGGGCTGGCGCCCCGCGCACGGCGAACTCGCGGACGCGGGGTGGAGCGCGCCGCATGTGGAGGTGACCGCCGGGCGCGGGGTCGCGGCCGGCGAAGAGATCCTGCGGGAGTTCACCCGCGCCGCGCAGGGCGGCACGGGGTCGCTGTCCGGAGCGGGCAGTGGCGGGGCGCTGTCCGGAGCCGCGCCGCTGGAGCTGCCGGACTAGGACCTAGCCGCAGCAGCCTCCGCCGCAGCACCCGCCTCCGCCGCCTCCGCCGCCCCCGCCGGACGGGGCTCCGGCAGCGGACCCCCCGACGGCAACAGCGGACAGCAGCTTGACCGTGTCCTCGTGGCCTTCGGGGCAGGCGGCGGGTGCCGAGGACTCGGCCATCGGGCGGCTGATCTCGAAGGTGTCGCCGCAGGAGCGGCAGCGGTACTCGTAACGGGGCATGAGGCCCAGATTAGAGGTGCGGGGCGCCGCTGCGCACCACCTCAGCGCACCACGGTGCCCGGCGCCGCTCCGAGGAGCCCCAGCTCGGCACGGGTCGGAGCGCCCTCCCAGTCGCCGGACGCGGCCACCGCGAACGCTCCCGTGGTCACCGCCCGGTCCAGCCGCTCCCCCGTGTCCGAACCGTCGAGCAGCGCCGAGAGATATCCGGCGACGAACGCGTCGCCCGCACCGACCGGGTCCACGACCGGCACCGTACGGGCGGGTGCGTGCAGCTCGCCCTGCAAGGTGTACGCCGTGGCGCCCGCCGCACCGAGCTTGACCACGACTTCGCCCGCCCCGGCCTCCAGCAGTGCTTCCGCCTGCCGGGCCGGGTCTTCCGGGCAGTCCGCGGGCAGACAGAGCGGCAACTCGTCGTCGGACGCGATCAGTACGTCGGCGCGCGGCGCCCAGTCCCGCAGCACCGCCGACGCCTCCTCCGTACTCCACAGCCGGGAGCGGAAGTTGACGTCGAGACTGATCAACACGTCGTTCTCGGCGGCCAGTTCCATCGCGCGCTCGGCGGCGGAGCGGGCGGTGGGGGAGAGGGCGGGGGTGATACCGGTCAGATGCAGCACGCGGGTGGCGCGGTTCGTGTTCGCACCCGTGTCCGCGCCTGTGTCCGCCCCGGTTCCGGCGTCCAGGAACGCGGTGAAGGCCCGCTCCACGTCGTCGGCCGCGATCCTCGAACCGGCCGATCCCGCACGGTAGTAGTGCACCCGCGTCACGCCGGGCAGCCGCGGCTCGAAGAGGAGCAGCCCGGTGGGCGCGGCCTCGTCACGCGTGGTGGCCGTGACGCCGACCCCCTCGGCGCGCAGCGTCCGCAGCACCAGTTCACCGGCCTCGTCGGCGCCTGTCGCACCCGCCCAGTGCACCGGGTGCCCCAACCGGGCCAGGCCGATGGCCACGTTCGACTCGGCACCGGCGACCGAGACGGCCATGGTGCCGCCCAGCTTCAGCTGCCCGTCGCCGCGCAGCGCGACCATCGTCTCGCCGAAGGTGAACACGCTCATGACCGGACCGCCGGGGCCGCTGCCTCGGTGGCCCGCACTGTCCCGACGATGTTCAGGAACGCGGCGGCCCGCTTCCGCAGCGCGTCCTGGTCCCCGCCGTCGGCCGCGTCCCCGATCAGTGGCGACCCGACGCCCACGGCGACCGCACCCAGCGTCAGGTACTCGGCGGCGGCCGCCGCGTCCACCCCGCCCACCGGTACGAACGGAACATCCGGGAAGGGGGCCCGCAGCGCCTTCAGATAGGAGGAGCCGCCCACCGACGCGGGGAAGAGCTTCAGCGCGGTGGCGCCGGCCGCGATACCGGCGATGACCTCGGTGGGGGTGACGACTCCGGACAGTACGGGGAGCCCCAGCCGTACGGCCTCGTCCACGCCCGCGCCGAGCCCCGGAGTCACGATGAGGTCGGCTCCGGCCTCCGCGGCCCGCCGTGCGTCGTCCGCGGTGAGGACGGTGCCCGCGCCCAGCCACGCGCCGTCCCCGAGTGCGGCCCGCGCCCGGCGTATGACCCCGAGCGCGTCCGTGCCGCTGAGCGACACCTCGACCAGGGGTATCCCGCTCTCGACTAGCGTCATGACCGACCTGAAGGACGCCTCGGGGTCCGAGCCGCGGACGATGGCGACCAGCCGCTCATTCCGGAGACTCGCGGTGAAGTCGGTGCGGTCCATCTGTTCTCTTCCTGCCTTTTCGGGTGCCTGGTGATCAATGGCCGGCGCCGCGCTCCTCGCGGATCTGCTCGACCACGTGCGTGGCGGTCTTCCGCACCTCCTCGGTCTCCGTGAGGAAGTGCCAGTAGTCGGGGTGCCGGCCCTCCAGCCCGGCGACCGCTCGTTCCAGCCGCTCCACCGCCTGGTCCAGCGGGCGGGCGTGCCGGGGGTCGGGGGTGTTCCGGCCGGCCATCGCCAGCCGCTGGGCGTCCCGGATCGTGAACCTGGTCCGCTCGATCTCCTGCTGCGGATCCTTCGCCACAGCGTTGAGCCGTTCGAGCCGCGCACCCGCGGCCGAGACCGCCTCATCGGTGCTGTTGAGCAGCGACCTGACGGTCGTGAGCAGGGACGTCGCGTCGGGCCAGCGCTGCTCCTCGCGCGCCCTGGTGGCCTCCTTGAGCTTCTCCTCCGCCTGCCGCACGGACACGGCGGCCTGCTCGGGCACATGCTGGAGGTCCTGCCAGCACGGTGCGGTGAAGCGCCGCCGCAGCTCGCTGAGGACCGGGGCGACCGTACCGGCCCGGGTGGTGAGCGCCTGGGCGCGGGTACGGAGCGACACCAGGCGCCGGTCGATCTCGGAGGCCCGCTCCGGCAGCCGCGCGGCCTCGGCCCGTACGGCTTCGGCGTCACGCATCACCTTGTCCGCGCGGTCCAGGGTGCCCTGCACACCGTGCCGGCCTGCGCCCTGGTTGAGCTTGGTCAGCTCGGGCCCGAGATGCGCGAGACGAGTGGCGAGGTCGTCGGCCTTCAGCCCGGATTCCCGTACCGCGTCGAGAGCATTGCTCGCGGACAGGAGCGCCTGCCGCGCGCGCTCCACGGCGGGCGCGAGCCGGGCGAGCTGCGTCTCGGCCTTGCCGAGCAGCGGCCCCAGCCCCTGCCCGAACCGGTCGAGCTCGCCCTTCACACGTACGAGGTCGTCCTTGGCCCGGGTCAGCTCCGTACGCGCCTGGGACAGGGCGGAACTCTCCAGACCGTCCCGGTCGAGGTCATGGGCGTCGACCGCGGTGATGTACGAGGCGCTGACCTCGTCGATCCGCTGCCCCAGCGAGGCGAAGTCCGAGAGCGCCCTGCGGGCCTCCGGCGAGTTGTCCACCGCGGAGATCGTCTCGATCGAGATCCGCAGATCGCGCTGAGCGGTGTCGAGATCGTAGAAGGCGGCGGCGGCGGCGTCCTTCGCGGCCTGCGCGTCGGCCCGCTGGCTCTCACCCCGCCCGCCGAACCATCGCCGTGTGCCCCCACCTGCGAAGGCGGCGGCCAGACCGGCCAGCAACGGCACCGGGAGGGCCATGAGCGTCAGGACATCCCGCACGGCACTCGATCGCGCATACGGCTGCCCGTGTCTTGCCGTCACATCCCTCTCCCGTGCTGGTCCGCCCTGCCCTGGCCATTCTCCCACCAGGCAGGGACGAACACACGGGCCGGTCAGTTCGCGCTTCGAACAATGATCCTTCCGTTGTCACTGCGCGCAGTGACGGAGTGGCGACTGGCGTCGTCCGTGGGCACACCGACCTTGGTACTCCCGTTGCTGCTGTGGGTCACGACCTTGTACGCGAGCCCCGGCTTCTTCGGCAGCGCGATCTCGATCGACCCGTTGTCGCTGACGCTCTGCACCCGGTCGGGAACCGTGGTGAGCGACAGCCGTACCTCGCCGTTGTTGGAGTCCGCTGTGACCTGCCTGGACGAGACGCCCTCGGCGTTGATGGTCCCGTTGTCGCTGTTCAGGTCCAGGGCGCCGCTGGAGTCCCGGACGGTGACCTTGCCGTTGGCCGAGCGGAGCTTCAGAGGGGTGTCGAACCCGGCGGCGGTCACGGACCCGTTGTCGTCCTTCACGATCACGGAGACCCCGCGCGGCACCTTGATCTGGTGCCGCGCCGAACAGTTGCTGATGACGGCGCTGCACTTCAGCTTCAGGCTGAGCGTGTCGTCCCGCATGGACCAGGAGGCCTCGGGCCCGCTCCCCACGAAGACCCACCCGTCGACGCGCCGGGTGACCTGGACGGACTCCACATCGGCGGGCACCAGCTCGACGGCGGAGTCGTCGGTGTGGATGGTCAGCGTCTTCCCGCTGAGGGCGAATGACTTGTGCTCGGCGGGCGCGTCCGAAGGATCAGCGCCGCACCCGGTGAGGGCGACGGAGACAAGAACGGCCCCTCCGGCCGCGACAAGCGTACGAGGACGGAGTGCCACGTAGATCATTCCCCCAGATCGAACCGAACCTGCCGAAGAGCCCCAACGGTACGGACCGCCCCCACCCCCACACGATCCAGCGACCCACCGGACCGGGGGTGGGGTTATCCCCCCGGTCCCATGGGCCGGCGGACTGGTGGGCGGCGCGGGGCGGGCGCCCAGGAGTGTTCCTTGGCTCCTGCAACAGGTTTGCGAGAGGGGGCCCGGGGCCATGTACCCTGTTGCTTCATCCACGGGTGCGTAGCTCAGGGGTAGAGCGCTGCTCTTACAAAGCAGATGTCGGCAGTTCGAAACTGCCCGCGCCCACAGAACAGTCAGATTCCTGACCTGGCCAGGAACCCTCAACAGGGGGTTCTTCGGAAGCCCCGGACTCCTTGTCCGGGGCTTCCTGCGTGAGCGGGCGTGCTGACGATCTTGTTGGAGCGTTGCAGAGGCACCAGTTTCGCCGCGGCCTCCGCCCTCGTTGTCCTCGATCTGCTGAAGTGGGCTTACCGAGTCGAGCTGACCGCCCGGGCCGGCCCGCCCCCGGACCCGCCAACCGAACTCGACCTGTCGTCCTGGCGGTACTGAACGAACCTCGCCCCGCTCTTCTCCGGGAGGGCGGGGCGCATTCGTGCGTCCGGGACCGGTCAGCCCTGCGCCTCACCGAGGGCCTTACGCAGCCAGTCCAACGGCCCCTGGCTGAGCAACTCGTCCGCCAAGAGGCAGGCCGTCTCAGTGACCAGCCGACCGCGACTGTTGTCGATCCACCTCTGCGCGTTCTCGTAGCCCTGCGCCCGGTACTCGATGCCCTGGAGCAGGCACTCCAGCTTGTCGGCATCCCTGGCGCAGACCGCCTCGGCGGTCTCCTTCGCCTCATACTCCCCGACTAGGTCGCGCACCGTCGCGGCCAGCACCTCGGGCATGCCGGCCGTCTGGT
This window harbors:
- a CDS encoding HAD family hydrolase — protein: MNPAAPVLVASDLDRTLIYSAPALGLTMPDAEAPRLLCVEVYESRPLSYVTETAAGLLGALAAEALFVPTTTRTREQYRRIRLPCPPPRFAICANGGHLLVDGVSDLGWQSAVARRLAAECATLAEVRTHLVSAADPAWLLKERVAEDLFAYLVVERALLPEGWVDELSAWAGPRGWTVSLQGRKLYAVPKPLTKSAAVREVTRRTGAELTLAAGDSLLDADLLLAADRGWRPAHGELADAGWSAPHVEVTAGRGVAAGEEILREFTRAAQGGTGSLSGAGSGGALSGAAPLELPD
- a CDS encoding FmdB family zinc ribbon protein; amino-acid sequence: MPRYEYRCRSCGDTFEISRPMAESSAPAACPEGHEDTVKLLSAVAVGGSAAGAPSGGGGGGGGGGCCGGGCCG
- a CDS encoding sugar kinase, with the protein product MSVFTFGETMVALRGDGQLKLGGTMAVSVAGAESNVAIGLARLGHPVHWAGATGADEAGELVLRTLRAEGVGVTATTRDEAAPTGLLLFEPRLPGVTRVHYYRAGSAGSRIAADDVERAFTAFLDAGTGADTGADTGANTNRATRVLHLTGITPALSPTARSAAERAMELAAENDVLISLDVNFRSRLWSTEEASAVLRDWAPRADVLIASDDELPLCLPADCPEDPARQAEALLEAGAGEVVVKLGAAGATAYTLQGELHAPARTVPVVDPVGAGDAFVAGYLSALLDGSDTGERLDRAVTTGAFAVAASGDWEGAPTRAELGLLGAAPGTVVR
- a CDS encoding bifunctional 4-hydroxy-2-oxoglutarate aldolase/2-dehydro-3-deoxy-phosphogluconate aldolase: MDRTDFTASLRNERLVAIVRGSDPEASFRSVMTLVESGIPLVEVSLSGTDALGVIRRARAALGDGAWLGAGTVLTADDARRAAEAGADLIVTPGLGAGVDEAVRLGLPVLSGVVTPTEVIAGIAAGATALKLFPASVGGSSYLKALRAPFPDVPFVPVGGVDAAAAAEYLTLGAVAVGVGSPLIGDAADGGDQDALRKRAAAFLNIVGTVRATEAAAPAVRS
- a CDS encoding DUF4097 family beta strand repeat-containing protein, producing the protein MIYVALRPRTLVAAGGAVLVSVALTGCGADPSDAPAEHKSFALSGKTLTIHTDDSAVELVPADVESVQVTRRVDGWVFVGSGPEASWSMRDDTLSLKLKCSAVISNCSARHQIKVPRGVSVIVKDDNGSVTAAGFDTPLKLRSANGKVTVRDSSGALDLNSDNGTINAEGVSSRQVTADSNNGEVRLSLTTVPDRVQSVSDNGSIEIALPKKPGLAYKVVTHSSNGSTKVGVPTDDASRHSVTARSDNGRIIVRSAN
- a CDS encoding HD domain-containing protein, which codes for MADDLSAVAHFLYEAGTLKQARRTGWWMAGVRDPESVADHSWRTSLIASIIAKLEGADPARAAFLAVWHDSQESRTGDVNYLGKMYSSGADPEEVTADQTAGMPEVLAATVRDLVGEYEAKETAEAVCARDADKLECLLQGIEYRAQGYENAQRWIDNSRGRLVTETACLLADELLSQGPLDWLRKALGEAQG